GAGAACTTGAGGGCATTCTTAAACTGAACTAGAAATGTTTTAAAGCACTAGCTAGTATATTCTTCTCAGGATTTTCTGCTTTGGCACTACAACGCTCAAAAGAATTTCCTTTTTATAGGCAAAACTGATCACATTCTGATGGATACAATTTTAGTCTTTGTCGAGGATGCGTGCCTCAGCAGTTGTTTCGTTACGCCTGATATGGACGAACAGATGACAACTAATTTACTGATACAAGAATTTCTCATTCACATCTTCAATTATCAAATCCTGATGACCACTTTCCACACCTTGAGCTGTTGTCTGCTCTCTACTGTTTTTGTATATTTTCTTTGCATAGTTTTCTGTAATTGTCTGTACTTGTTTGCTATTAATAGAAAAAGACAAACATTACATGTACAATAGCTTAATCATGTTCTGAGCATCTTGGGTTGTTGCACAGTTctttattatcatttatttgTCCACTTTTACTTTATCTGTCTCTGCATTTTCACAATCAGCTGAAAATGATAAACAATAAAATGCATTAATGGAGTCAGCAGCTGAATCATATTATCAGATTTTTATTGGTTGACAAAACTGTGGCCTCTTTATatcttaataaattattaagtgAAGAATTACCAACAACTTCATTTTCACACAGCTGACAAGGAAAGTTGACATTTTTATCAGGCTGAGGTCTGTAGTTTCAAGTTTGTCTCCCTTCCACAAGTATTTGTCCCCCAAATCAACGGAAACATAACAAAGTAGTCTTCATCTATGTGATTGCAAATCCAAATTCTAATCATAGAATTTGTACTTCTAAACTTTTTCATTTAGACCATAAAATAGAAAGTTGATATGTGGTGATGATTTTAGCATACCACGTCAGCAACTCATGTCAAATATGGCAATGACTTTAACCTGCTATATTAGAGGTGGCGATAACGTCAACATATCTAATGATATCAGTCATTATATCCTCAGAATTCTAACCATGCAAAAGTTTAAACCCTAAAATATAATGAAAGTTACCTTAGTGTCTAAAGTGAAAAAATGTGAAAATACAAGTAACTaaagtttattttttcttttatttttcctcatttaaaaaatctaataaagtttaaaaggaattatataattaattcaattcagaaAAAACAGTTTTTAAATAACCACAAACTACGAAAAAAATACATACAGAGAGAATAACAAATCATAAATCGAAATTTATCCTATCTTCTAATAAAATCAACAAAAGTATCAAATATATTGTAAGATACAATTTCCGAAATGATAAGAGAGAAGAGGACTAATGTTTGATTAGGTGAATTTGGGTCACCAAATAGGTATAAAGTAAGTATAATTAATCTAAAGTAAAAAACTTAACCAAACCCAGTTCATAAACGTGTCGatctcattatttttattatttggaagattcatatatttatattttagatCTATAGTGGATTGAGTCTAGATAAGAATTTCTTCAATTAAAAATGTGCTTTATTTGACAAGGGTAAAAAGGTTGctctattcattttatttttcttcgtCATACAGGAGGATAGATGTTGCATATCATCTCATTTGTCATTGATCGAGCTTAAACATGATATCTATTTATTTTCGTTTatgtgtttttatatgtttaaacCCCAAGACTAATTAAGCATATCTAAAATGTTCAtggccctttttttttttttttttctaagtctGAATTTACAATGGGTATGAATTCTGCCCAAGAACAACAATGAGATAAAGAAGATGAAACAATATATTAGACATAATATAAATACATTGAGAGTAACAATAGAAAAGCAAAGAAAGATCGATCATAAACAAATATTACACACAATTCTGGACTTATTTACGTAGGACTTCCATACAGATACATCTGCATACAAACAGTAAAGCTTAGATAGAGCCTTTGATGGCCTTGCTGTAACCGGTTTGATCGTCATAATACTTGGACCACAGCATAACCCCTCCATACTTAGCAGAACCCTTCATTGGTGGAAGGACTTTTGAAATGAGATCAGCTACAGGGATGAAACCACTACCAGCTGCATCAGGAGCAGCAGGTAATCCCAAGAAAATCTTGTTAGCTGGGATATCCGAAGTCCATTGCTTCCATGCATCTTCAAGATTGGTAATATTTCCAGAGGAGTATTGGCAGGGAGGGTTGTTGTAGAATTGGACCCAAACATAGTCAAAAAGACCTGTCTTAAGGGCATTCCCTACCCATGCATCAGGAAATGGGCACTGGGGAGCTGCAGTTAAGTATACTTTTTTACCTTTCTTGCCATATGCTGAAAGGAACCTTGCAAGATCGTCCCAGTGTTGGTTTGTTCCTCCTTCAATGTCAAAATCAATCCCATCTAGAACAGCTGGTCCAAGTGGTCGAGACGACGAATGACCCCCCAAGAAGTTATTCCAAAGGTAAGTGGCAACCTGTCTAGCATCCTCAGTGGATGCAAGATAATAACTCCCAGCTCCTCCTCCAATAGAAAGCATCACCTTGATACCTTTGGCTTGACATGATTTGATGTCAGAGCTTAAGCCTGTACAGCCATTGCTGTATGGATCACAATGGCCAGCGAGGTTAAGCATAGGAGTCTGACCGTTGCCAAAAGTGGGCAAGAAAGCTAAGTTTACAAATTGATAGTTTCCTGTGGCACAAGTCTCAGCCAAGGTCCCTTCATTTCCGTTCTGACCCCAATAGATTGCTATTCCACCAGCATCAGAACCCAAAAGTAGTGTTAAAATCACCGACAAGAAGAATAGTACTAAGATTGATGAACTTGATGCCATTCTTAAAGAGAACTAGAAATATTTTGAAGCACTAGCTAGTATATACTTCTCAGGATTTTCTGCTTTGGCACTACAACGCTCAAAAGAATTTCCTTTTATAGGTAAAAATGATCCCATTCTGATTGATACGATCTTGGTATTTGTTCAATTGCGTGCCTCAGCAGTTGCTTCATTACGCCTGAGATGGACGAACAGATGACAACTAATTTACTGATACAACAAGTTTTCATTCACATCTTCAAATCTATTCCTGATGACCACTTTCCACACCTTGAGTTGTTGTCTGCTCTCTACTGTTTTTGTATATTTTCTTTGCATAGTTTTCTGAAATTGTCTGTACTTGTTTGCTATTAATAGAAAAAGACAAACATTACATGTACAAAAGCTTAATCATGTTCTGAGCATCTTGGGTTGTTGTCATGTATTTGTCCACTTTTACTTTTATCTGTCTCTGCGTTTTCACAATCAGTTGAATAATGACAAACGATAAAATGCGCTAATGGATTCAGCAGCTGACAAGGAAAGTTGAAATTCTGATCAGGTTGAGTTCAAGTTTGTCCCACTTCCACAAGTATTTGTCCCCAAATCAACAGAAACATAACACAGTAGTCTTCATTCATGTGATTGTAAATCCAGATTCTATTAATCGTCTCGGTCAAATGGCACAAGAAGTTTATATGGATCACAACAGTTGTTCAGGGCATTTCTTTTAAGAATGTCCAAAATTAGCAAGTGATAATGCTTTATCAGAGCAGGATGAACGCTAAATTTGCAGCCATCTAGTTCATTAGACTTAATGAACTGTGTCCCTTCTTtaaattcaagaattatataagaatttaattaaattgatttttttttgttaattctcaaataaaagagaattttaaaaaaatagaaattataaaaataaaaattatgaacaaTTTAgattgttaaaaaatatattttataacacATATTTTTCATAGACAATATTTTATAACTACAAGTTATTTTTCTCGAATGAGTAGCCTTAGAGTGTGTTCTATAACATTGCagaatttttgtttttaatttttttattcttattatttatcttttaaaagctatttttaaaaattgaccgtcataaaataaagttaataacttgtcatataaaaaatatgtaataaaatattttagtaataaaataaggataaataattttataaatagttacatataaaaatgaataaattatttttataaaatatataatattataataataaatgatattattatttagtcttataatataagaaaaagttttgaaaaatacaaGTTGTAAAAGTCTCTTAgctaattttaacaattaaatgttataaaaatttataaaaaataatatttatagtttatgTTTTTGATAGTAAAAGTAAAATCGATCAAcgaacaaaatttttattttttttttatcaaataaaaataacaaacagAAAACCACGCCACGAAACCAAACGCCTCCTGttagtttttattttgaaataattattatCCTATCCTGTAGTTTATCTAAGTacttcaaatatttttatagttttaaaattatattaaaatatttttatattttgattctattaattaaaaagaacATCAACTGgttaaaatttttctaaataattaaaatgcttttataatttttatattatattaaaatatttttatatttttattatattaactaaaaatgacatttattaatttttattatcaatttttattgttagtttattagttaaatttgaaaaaagttttttatattcatatttTCCTCTTAACAAATAAAATTCACAATCTACATCTCTTTTTGAACTCTCCATATTCTTTCTTATTATGATATTTTGCATCtctatattttttctaaaaaaatagagatttataattaataatagaatattgacgataatataatattatcaatcaataaaatttaatattccttctttattaattatatttgtagaCAATACGATCAATCATGAGCTTACTGATAAAATTGGTGAATAGtaagttttatttaatatatgatGTTAATTTGgacatataattattatttttaattttgatcaataaattaaaacaaaaataatagaaactaacgaatatttttttagttaataagataaaaatataaaaatattttaatataattttaaaattaaaaaatattttaattagttaagacAAATTATAAGagcataatattaaaatttttttaactttaactAATAGACTAAtggtaaaatgaaaaaaaatgtaatgaatataatttttagtTATAGAATCAAAGTATAagagtattttaatataattctaaaattataagaatattttaattaattagaataaaCTATAGAGGTatgatagtaatttttttttattttttttattcgacGAAATGATTGAATGCGCTAAATATCACAGTTTAGGCTAAAAGTTGGAGTGTAAATGAATAAAACTTTTCGTAACCTATTCAAAGTTCGGTTCAATAAAAGCTCCACCGAATTAGACTCGATTTTTAAACGAGTTAAGTTCGAGCATAAttttaaaactcatttaataaaCAATCTAAACTTGAGTTATATAATATTTAGCTCGTTAACGCTTGTGAGCACATCTCATTTCCGAGTTTATGAACAAACTCGTAAAGAGACTTGTGAACAGTTTCGTGCAGGCTGAGACTAAtattataagagaaataaactcaaattttgtatatattttcatgaactaaatctaaatattttaaaactctatataatttaattatattattaagatttgcatgtatttggatagttaaaatttaagagttcatttttataaatttacaaactaatttatatatgtaattatttagctaaaataatttatttttaaaattattaattttaaattaaaactcattatattaataaattgaattactTATTAACTATTATAGACTAAACACAATAAAAATTTGACTCGTTTAAATTCatttgttaaataaattaaatttaaatttattaatattcaatttaagttcgaattgaataaaatttaaatttaactgaaaaataaaaaaaaaacaaactaaaTTTAAACTTTCCAAATCTCGGCTAGGTTATTTTTACACTCaatcttttatttctttaaagAATCGGTTGCGATCCCATCATCACTCAATTATTAAATGTAAAAGTcaggaatattttaatttagttttaaaaatcatCACTCAATTAACAAAACGTGTAGGAAatatgttaatttatttttaaaaatataaaaatctacaataatatctaaaaattaaattataaatttctctAAAAATTTAATAGGATACAAGTTAAATTCCATTGAAATTTAACCCTTAATCTTCTGCTTCCTCCGATTTTCATACTGGGCCGGGTTTGAAAACTATACTTGACGCTGAATTTGGCAGGTTGCGTACAATTTTTgggttttaattaaataaaagactTGCCTggaatttttttccttttttttaaaaaaaaaattgaaagaattCATATTTCTTTTGATTCAACCTTAATTTTCCATCGATACTTAGACTAGaactaaattgaaattgtataatcaaatcaaacttaactagagattaatttttatatatataaaattaattaatagactttttttaaaattaatgatcaattaataaaaattaaataataaaatatttatcgattaaaattaataaatttttaaaatataaaaaatgttctaacatatttttctcttttgaaatcaattttctataatatatatagattaaataataaattttgttaataaaaatatatcctTAAAATTATCTTAAATTAATGATATATCATTATCTTCATCGTCTTGCAATTACCCAAGACCTAATTATCCACCATCATCCTccattaattattattcttcAGCCCTATATAAGGGTTATAAGGACACTTCaaaatcatcttcttcttcttcttctatctcAGCTAAACGCTCTCTCAAAAGCCTTAAAGAAGCCTCCCTACCAGACAATCCAAATATTTATGACTTTGCTGAAATCTGCAGAGCTACCAACAACTTCCTTTCAGAACCCTTCTCTTCCTCTCCCTCTTGCACCTCTTGGCGCTGCCAGATTCGCCAGAAAGATGTTATTCTTTTCCAGCGCAAGTTCCGGCGCGTTGACCCCATTAGATTATCGGAGCTCCAGCAGCTGTTATCCACTATCTGCATGAGTCACCATAATAGCTTGATTAAGCTTCTGGGTGTTGCCACTTCAGGGAATTGTATATTTCTTGTTTACGAATACGTTCATGGAGCCAGTTTAGCTACTTGTCTTAGAAACCCACAGAATCCCAGTTACACAGTACTGTCAAATTGGCTCTCGAGGATGCATATGTAATAGTTTTTAAATATGGCATGTCAGCAGCTCACGTCAAATATGGCAATGCCATTAACATGCTATATTAGAGGTGGCGATAACATCAGCATATGTAATGATATCAGTCACTATATCCTCAGAATGGTAATGATGCAAAAGTTCAAACTCTAATATAAAATGAGAGTTACTTTAGTGTCTAAAGGGGAAAAATGTGAAaatacaagtaattaaaattttttttttttcctttatttttcctatttcaaaaatctaataaaatttaaaaggaatTGTATAATTAATTTAGAGAAAGTATATCTATATAAATAAGCAAGTATAATGATTTTTAAATAACCGCAGTTACggaaaagatatatatatagttaGGATAATAAATCCTAAACTGAGATTTATGCTATCTTCTAGTAAAATCAACAAAAATTTCAAGGTAAGATACAATTTCTGAAATGATAAGAGACAAGAGAACTAATGTTTGATTAGTGAATTTCAGTCACCAAATAGGTATAAAGTAAGTATATatctaaagtaaaaaattatttttaaataaaaaatttatttaaattcggTACACCTTATCAATAGGTTGCTCTGttcactttatttttctttggcATACCGAAGGATAGATGTTGCATATCATCTCATTTGTGATTGGTCCAGCTTAAACACGATATCTATTTATTGTCCTTTATGCGTTTTTATATTCCAagactttctttctttttttttttttttctaagtctGAATTTACAATGGGTATGAATTCTGCCCAAGAACAACAATGAGATAAAGAAGATGAAACAATATATTAGACATAATATAAATACATTGAGAGTAACAATAGAAAAGCAAAGAAAGATCGATCATAAACAAATATTACACACAATTCTGGACTTATTTACGTAGGACTTCCATAGAGATACATCTGCATACAAACAGTAAAGCTTAGATAGAGCCTTTGATGGCCTTGCTGTAACCGGTTTGATCGTCGTAATACTTGGACCACAGCATAACCCCTCCATACTTAGCAGAACCCTTCATTGGTGGAAGGACTTTTGAAGTGAGATAAGCTACAGGGATGAAACCACTACCAGCTGCATCAGGAGCAGCAGGTAATCCCAAGAAAATCTTGTTAGCTGGGATATCCGAAGTCCATTGCTTCCATGCATCTTCAAGATTGGTAATATTTCCAGGGGAGTATTGGCAGGGAGGGTTGTTGTAGAATTGGACCCAAACATAGTCAAAAAGACGTGTCTTAAGGGCATTCCCTATCCATGCATCAGGAAATGGGCACTGGGGAGCTGCAGTCAAGTAtactttttttcctttcttgcCGTATGCTGAAAGGAACCTTGCAAGATCGTCCCAGTGTTGGTTTGTTCCTCCTTCAATGTCAAAATCAATCCCATCTAGAACAGCTGGTCCAAGT
This region of Manihot esculenta cultivar AM560-2 chromosome 10, M.esculenta_v8, whole genome shotgun sequence genomic DNA includes:
- the LOC110625376 gene encoding hevamine-A; protein product: MASSSSILVLFFLSVILTLLLGSDAGGIAIYWGQNGNEGTLAETCATGNYQFVNLAFLPTFGNGQTPMLNLAGHCDPYSNGCTGLSSDIKSCQAKGIKVMLSIGGGAGSYYLASTEDARQVATYLWNNFLGGHSSSRPLGPAVLDGIDFDIEGGTNQHWDDLARFLSAYGKKGKKVYLTAAPQCPFPDAWVGNALKTGLFDYVWVQFYNNPPCQYSSGNITNLEDAWKQWTSDIPANKIFLGLPAAPDAAGSGFIPVADLISKVLPPMKGSAKYGGVMLWSKYYDDQTGYSKAIKGSI
- the LOC110625378 gene encoding hevamine-A, producing MASSSSSLVLFFLSVILTLLLGSDAGGIAIYWGQNGNEGTLAETCATGNYQFVNLAFLPTFGNGQTPMLNLAGHCDPYSNGCTGLSSDIKSCQAKDIKVMLSIGGGAGSYYLASTEDARQVATYLWNNFLGGHSSSRPLGPAVLDGIDFDIEGGTNQHWDDLARFLSAYGKKGKKVYLTAAPQCPFPDAWIGNALKTRLFDYVWVQFYNNPPCQYSPGNITNLEDAWKQWTSDIPANKIFLGLPAAPDAAGSGFIPVAYLTSKVLPPMKGSAKYGGVMLWSKYYDDQTGYSKAIKGSI